In Magnolia sinica isolate HGM2019 chromosome 12, MsV1, whole genome shotgun sequence, a single genomic region encodes these proteins:
- the LOC131221805 gene encoding G-type lectin S-receptor-like serine/threonine-protein kinase At1g11300, producing MGLEIRQSRALLSSLYLLSFFLSQPCTATDTLNSSHAIKDGQTLVSAEEVFELGFFSPGDSHYRYVGIWYKRTPEPKYVWIANGQNPLTDSSGVLKIGANGNLVILDRMLNVVWATNISNSWNCSTAVLLDTGNLQLREADSDGSGNILWESFQHPSNKFLQNMKIGMNLKTGEKRFITSWKTDDDPAPGNFSFGLDPKNMLQSFIWNGNKPYWRSGYWNGRIFIGVPDMEFDSVYLNGLTVLADSHEGTVYMAFSLYNISPISIFELGTSGILRKLDWDGDNENWVIKWSGPASHGCAIYNRCGPFGRCNGSDNKRTCGCLYGFQPKYTEKWSRGDWSGGCVRRTELGCGKNSSAEEKEDGFLKMEKIKLPDFADWVVGLGANECGMECFKNCSCIAHAYVSGIGCFHWGGDLVDTEEFSYGGEELFLRLACSELGKKKKVPKIITIIVIIFGIIVTLVSSTCICYWVSSKQRGRNNRISELLDSGATDASKDSANANLVREGVMQEGPELPLFDLSKIAVATNNFSNANKIGEGGFGPVYKGKLPEGQEIAVKRLSKSSGQGLEEFKNEAIFISRLQHRNLVRLLGCCIEGEEKMLIYEYMPNKSLDSFLFDPKRQAQLDWAKRFHIVEGVARGLLYLHRDSRLRIIHRDLKASNILLDDEMNPKISDFGMAWSFGGNQTLAKTNKVVGTYGYMAPEYAKEGRFSEKSDIFSFGVLLLEIVSGRRNRSFYNQELSLNLLEYAWKLWNEDKASELIDPELGNSYTLSEVMRCIHVGLLCVQECASDRPTMSTIVFMLGTEIAILPTPMEPAATLERSPSESDVPLIRNIFSVNNISITTVHGR from the exons ATGGGCCTTGAAATCAGACAATCAAGAGCTCTTCTTTCCTCCCTTtatctcctctccttctttctatcACAACCATGCACTGCAACAGACACCTTAAATTCATCCCATGCGATCAAAGATGGTCAAACCCTAGTTTCGGCCGAGGAGGTCTTTGAACTAGGCTTCTTCAGCCCCGGCGATTCTCATTACCGCTATGTCGGAATATGGTACAAGAGAACCCCAGAGCCGAAATACGTGTGGATTGCCAATGGACAAAACCCACTCACAGATTCCTCTGGAGTCCTAAAGATCGGAGCCAATGGCAATCTGGTGATCCTGGATAGGATGCTGAACGTCGTGTGGGCCACGAACATTTCCAACAGCTGGAATTGCTCGACTGCGGTGTTGTTAGATACAGGAAATCTCCAACTACGAGAAGCGGATTCAGATGGCAGTGGAAATATCTTGTGGGAGAGCTTCCAGCATCCATCGAACAAGTTcctacaaaacatgaaaattggTATGAATTTAAAGACGGGCGAGAAAAGATTCATCACGTCTTGGAAAACCGACGATGATCCTGCACCAGGCAATTTCTCTTtcgggcttgatccaaaaaacatGTTGCAGTCTTTCATTTGGAATGGAAATAAGCCATACTGGCGAAGCGGGTATTGGAACGGAAGAATATTCATTGGCGTTCCAGATATGGAATTCGATTCAGTGTACCTAAATGGCCTGACAGTTCTTGCAGATAGCCATGAAGGAACCGTCTACATGGCATTTTCTCTTTACAACATCTCCCCAATTTCAATATTTGAGTTGGGAACTTCAGGAATTCTTCGGAAACTGGACTGGGATGGTGATAATGAAAACTGGGTTATTAAATGGTCAGGGCCTGCTTCTCATGGGTGTGCTATTTATAATCGTTGCGGGCCTTTTGGGAGGTGTAACGGATCGGATAATAAGAGGACATGTGGGTGTTTGTATGGGTTCCAACCGAAATATACTGAAAAATGGAGTAGGGGAGATTGGTCAGGTGGATGTGTGAGGAGAACTGAGTTGGGGTGTGGGAAAAATAGCAGTGCTGAAGAGAAAGAAGACGGGTTTTTGAAGATGGAAAAGATCAAATTGCCAGATTTTGCTGATTGGGTGGTTGGTTTGGGTGCAAATGAATGTGGAATGGAGTGCTTTAAGAACTGTTCGTGTATTGCCCATGCGTACGTTAGTGGGATCGGGTGTTTCCATTGGGGCGGCGATTTGGTGGATACTGAGGAGTTTTCTTATGGTGGGGAGGAGCTTTTCCTCCGGCTGGCATGTTCAGAGCTGG GTAAGAAGAAAAAAGTTCCGAAAATCATCACCATAATCGTGATTATATTTGGAATAATTGTCACCTTGGTCAGCTCCACATGCATTTGCTATTGGGTTTCATCAAAACAAAGAG GAAGGAATAATAGGATCAGTGAACTGCTTGATTCTGGCGCAACCGATGCGTCCAAGGACTCGGCAAATGCAAATTTAGTTAGAGAGGGTGTGATGCAAGAAGGCCCAGAGCTGCCATTGTTCGATCTGAGTAAAATCGCAGTAGCTACTAACAACTTCTCCAATGCAAATAAGATCGGTGAAGGAGGGTTCGGACCCGTTTACAAG GGTAAGCTGCCAGAGGGACAAGAAATAGCAGTGAAAAGACTATCAAAGAGCTCTGGGCAAGGCCTGGAAGAGTTCAAGAATGAAGCCATATTCATATCTAGACTTCAACATAGGAATCTTGTTAGGCTCTTGGGTTGTTGCattgaaggagaagagaagatgCTAATCTATGAATACATGCCCAACAAGAGCTTGGATTCCTTCCTCTTTG ATCCGAAACGACAGGCACAACTGGATTGGGCCAAACGCTTCCACATTGTTGAAGGGGTTGCTCGTGGGCTTCTTTATCTTCACCGTGATTCAAGATTAAGGATTATACACCGAGATTTAAAGGCCAGCAACATTCTACTCGATGATGAGATGAACCCTAAAATTTCAGACTTTGGCATGGCATGGAGTTTTGGAGGGAACCAAACTCTAGCTAAAACTAACAAAGTTGTTGGTACATA TGGCTACATGGCCCCAGAGTATGCAAAAGAAGGGCGATTTTCTGAGAAGTCCGATATCTTTAGCTTTGGGGTGTTGCTGTTAGAGATCGTTAGCGGTAGAAGGAACAGAAGCTTCTACAATCAAGAACTGTCTCTAAACCTCTTGGAATAT GCATGGAAGCTGTGGAATGAGGATAAGGCTTCAGAATTAATAGATCCGGAATTGGGCAATTCATATACGCTGTCTGAAGTAATGCGATGCATCCATGTAGGGCTGCTTTGTGTGCAAGAATGTGCATCCGATAGGCCCACCATGTCTACTATAGTATTCATGCTCGGGACTGAAATCGCAATTCTTCCTACTCCTATGGAACCAGCAGCAACTCTTGAGAGAAGTCCTTCGGAATCCGATGTGCCTTTGATTAGGAATATATTCTCTGTAAATAATATAAGCATAACAACGGTTCACGGAAGATGA